The following coding sequences lie in one Candidatus Hydrogenedentota bacterium genomic window:
- the rplS gene encoding 50S ribosomal protein L19 — MKFPKVVEELSQGQKKAAENVPQFNVGDTVRVHFRIVEGEKERIQVFEGVVIGRKGGEGPTAKFTVRRVAFGEGVERVFPLHSPRVEKVDVIREGHVRRAKLYYLRERAGKAARVKAKARSTSGAENR, encoded by the coding sequence GTGAAATTCCCGAAGGTAGTCGAAGAACTCAGCCAGGGGCAAAAAAAGGCCGCGGAGAACGTGCCGCAATTCAACGTTGGCGACACCGTGCGGGTCCACTTTCGGATCGTGGAAGGCGAGAAGGAACGCATTCAGGTGTTTGAAGGGGTCGTCATTGGTCGCAAGGGCGGCGAAGGCCCCACCGCCAAGTTCACGGTGCGCCGTGTGGCGTTCGGCGAGGGCGTCGAACGCGTCTTCCCGCTCCACTCGCCGCGCGTCGAGAAAGTCGATGTCATCCGCGAGGGTCACGTGCGCCGCGCCAAGTTGTACTATCTGCGCGAGCGCGCCGGCAAGGCTGCGCGCGTGAAAGCGAAGGCCCGTTCCACAAGCGGCGCGGAGAATCGATAG